A stretch of Brassica rapa cultivar Chiifu-401-42 chromosome A08, CAAS_Brap_v3.01, whole genome shotgun sequence DNA encodes these proteins:
- the LOC103844278 gene encoding uncharacterized protein LOC103844278: MPPRRRTTRAQTARAVRDDLDEHEQPAVPPPAAPPVDQDALRQMVQDAARQAAQEALQQIAQEAARQAAQEAARVAAQEVARQMAAVQQAPQVQVQQGPQIQVQQVPPVQVQQDQQIPAQHDHQDPVQQVPLPQVPLQHGPAQQFAHGVQDLPPPPPRPHVYPVYDERFYRLTRQMRNMDMEHFSGTVDAVAAHDWKLALQRKLEIIECPPELSLRLTMQYLRGDALIWWEGIRLSHLGPERLTFADFIREFDRKYFPKEAMDRKKCEFEHVSQGEMSIREYEVVFNQLRRFAREGILEEDLMRKFLNGMRVEIRNRCRVVTYHRLGDLVEKAAEQEAGLAEEQKYSKAVQPKFGGTSEAQQRTWDKPSIQCFYCGKMGHKSRVCRSRLFDAQVAPPVRQIAAPAAPAAAHVCFGCGQPGHFIRDCPRRGNAALPPPPKRLAIAPCAFAVGDPHGAEPIAGETNEQE, translated from the exons ATGCCGCCAAGGAGAAGAACCACTCGTGCCCAGACCGCCAGAGCTGTTAGAGACGATTTAGATGAGCATGAGCAGCCCGCAGTTCCGCCACCCGCGGCTCCACCAGTTGATCAGGATGCATTGAGACAGATGGTTCAGGATGCCGCTAGACAGGCCGCTCAGGAGGCACTTCAGCAGATTGCCCAGGAGGCAGCCAGGCAGGCCGCTCAGGAGGCTGCCCGAGTAGCTGCTCAGGAGGTTGCTCGTCAGATGGCTGCAGTTCAGCAGGCTCCTCAGGTTCAGGTGCAGCAGGGTCCACAGATTCAGGTTCAGCAAGTTCCACCGGTTCAGGTCCAGCAGGATCAGCAGATTCCCGCTCAGCATGATCATCAGGATCCCGTTCAGCAGGTTCCCCTTCCTCAGGTTCCACTGCAGCACGGACCAGCTCAGCAGTTTGCTCATGGTGTTCAGGatctaccaccaccaccaccgcgaCCTCATGTTTACCCGGTTTATGATGAGAGGTTCTACAGGCTGACGCGTCAGATGAGGAACATGGATATGGAGCATTTTAGTGGGACAGTGGATGCTGTAGCTGCACATGATTGGAAGTTAGCCTTGCAGCGGAAGCTGGAGATTATTGAGTGTCCACCAGAGTTGTCGCTCAGATTGACTATGCAGTACCTTcgtggagatgctcttatatgGTGGGAGGGAATACGATTGAGTCACCTTGGGCCAGAGAGGCTTACCTTCGCAGACTTCATCCGAGAGTTCGATAGGAAATACTTTCCGAAGGAAGCTATGGATAGGAAGAAATGCGAGTTCGAGCATGTAAGCCAGGGTGAGATGTCTATCAGGGAGTATGAGGTTGTGTTTAACCAACTTCGCAGATTTGCTAGAGAGGGCATTTTAGAGGAAGACCTGATGAGAAAATTTTTGAATGGGATGCGAGTGGAGATTCGCAACAGGTGCCGTGTCGTCACTTATCACAGATTGGGAGATTTGGTGGAGAAGGCTGCCGAGCAGGAGGCAGGTTTGGCAGAGGAGCAGAAGTACTCCAAGGCAGTTCAGCCTAAGTTTGGAGGGACTTCAGAGGCACAGCAGAGGACATGGGACAAACCGAGCATACAGTGCTTTTACTGTGGAAAGATGGGACATAAGAGTAGGGTTTGTCGGAGTAGGCTATTTGATGCTCAGGTTGCGCCACCAGTCAGACAGATTGCAGCACCAGCAGCACCAGCAGCGGCACATGTCTGCTTTGGCTGTGGTCAGCCAGGTCACTTCATCAGAGATTGCCCGAGGAGGGGAAATGCGGCACTTCCACCACCACCGAAGCGTCTAGCCATCGCTCCATGTGCGTTTGCGGTTGGAGATCCCCATGGAGCTGAGCCGATAGCGG gtgagaccAACGAGCAGGAGTGA